In Cellulosilyticum sp. I15G10I2, the genomic window TTTTGCAGTACCTGTTAAGATAATGCCTGATTTTGTTTTTTCTTCAGCTTCAAGGTGTTTGATAACAACTCGATCTGCTAATGGTTTTAAATTCATTAAGAAAGACCTCCTTTTATATAGTTATAAATAATTTTTGTGGTTTTGTTAGCACTCACTTTGATAGAGTGCTAATCATATTTATAATATTATGGTATAAATTACATTTATGCAAATGTAATTTTTTACGATTTTAATATTTTTTAATCACTTTTGATTAAATTTCTTTTATTTTCTTTTGTTTTTAGCCTTTTTCACTCGTTTTTATTTTATTATTTAAAAAGATTATTTTCTCTTCCATAAAAAAATAAATACTGCTGTGCATAGCCTGCTAAGTCTCCAAAGTACTCTTTTGCAAAGCTTTGTATTTCAGATAAATTTACATCTTTGCCTTTAAAGTATATCCCTTCTATTACTCTTTTAATCCATACATCTGTAGGAAAAACCTCTGTTTTTGAATAAGCGAATAATAATATACAATCTGCAATCTTAGGGCCTACACCTTTTACTTGCATAAGTTTTTCTTTAGCTTCTTCTGCTGAGAGAAGATAAAGGTCATTTAAAATAAGTTCTCCATTTAAGACTTTTTGGCAAGCATCTAAAATATAGGGTGCTCTAAAACCAACCTTACATGCTCTTAAATCTTCTTCTTTTGCATGAGATAGCTGTTCAGGTGTAGGAAAGGTATAATAAGCTTTACCATATTCATCATATTCATCGATAGGTAAGCCAAATTGCTGTGCTATATTTCTTATGCATTGTTTAATGTGCGGAATGGCTTTATTTTGAGACAAGATAAAAGATATAAGCATCTCCCAAG contains:
- a CDS encoding DNA-3-methyladenine glycosylase family protein, whose amino-acid sequence is MKNVVMLENVDYFDIRQILESGQVFRFEKISDSSYLLNAKNKIIKIIQQEDSNSVLVHNTNLGELEEIWSRYLDITTDYKDIVQKLSQKDDYMSQAIAFGSGIRILKQDPWEMLISFILSQNKAIPHIKQCIRNIAQQFGLPIDEYDEYGKAYYTFPTPEQLSHAKEEDLRACKVGFRAPYILDACQKVLNGELILNDLYLLSAEEAKEKLMQVKGVGPKIADCILLFAYSKTEVFPTDVWIKRVIEGIYFKGKDVNLSEIQSFAKEYFGDLAGYAQQYLFFYGRENNLFK